Proteins encoded in a region of the Tubulanus polymorphus chromosome 10, tnTubPoly1.2, whole genome shotgun sequence genome:
- the LOC141912088 gene encoding kynurenine formamidase-like, with product MSWTPKSDEELDYQYACSKWTKRVDAETLRADPDVLLNTHFDLLKKNEITDGSIPCEVLSYGESDRQKVAVYVPKNLPKDAPILVFIHGGYWQTHFITHDMYEILARAFAPFGVAVALLGYNLCPDITMATMVDEVLTGMDKVVEFAEKRGSRGVYVSGHSAGGHLSAMVLAKSSHQLIKGGIPVSGLFDVRRLVPTTINKPLYLNDDTAWEVSPLNQLDSYKKNCADRKILITYGMNESPEFADQSSNLNQALKNLGIDSVLLPVPDVDHFNIIENLIDPEFLLTKEIFKLMGL from the exons ATGAGCTGGACGCCGAAAAGCGACGAA GAGTTGGATTACCAATACGCCTGCAGTAAATGGACCAAACGTGTCGATGCAGAAACTCTTCGCGCTGATCCAGATGTTCTTCTAAATACTCATTTCGATCttcttaaaaaaa ATGAAATCACCGATGGCAGTATTCCGTGCGAAGTTTTATCCTACGGCGAATCGGACCGTCAAAAAGTGGCAGTCTACGTACCGAAAAATCTACCAAAAG atgCACCGATTCTGGTATTCATACACGGAGGATATTGGCAGACACATTT TATAACTCACGATATGTACGAGATCCTCGCGAGAGCCTTCGCTCCGTTCGGGGTAGCCGTCGCGTTGCTAGGTTACAACCTGTGCCCGGATATCACCATGGCGACAATGGTCGACGAAGTCCTGACGGGAATGGATAAGGTCGTGGAGTTCGCCGAGAAAAGAGGCTCCAG AGGTGTTTATGTGAGTGGACATTCTGCCGGGGGACATTTATCGGCTATGGTCCTTGCTAAATCTAGTCATCAACTGATCAAAG GTGGGATCCCAGTTAGTGGTCTTTTCGACGTTCGAAGATTGGTTCCGACTACTATTAATAAGCCGCTTTATCTAAACGA TGATACGGCGTGGGAAGTGAGTCCCTTGAATCAGTTGGATTCGTACAAGAAAAACTGCGCCGATCGTAAGATTCTAATCACTTATGGAATGAACGAATCTCCGGAATTCGCTGATCAATCCTCGAACTTAAACCAG gctTTAAAGAATCTGGGAATCGATAGCGTTCTGCTTCCTGTTCCCGATGTCGATCATTTCAACATTATTGAAAATCTTATCGACCCGGAATttctgctgacaaag GAAATTTTCAAGTTGATGGGTCTTTAA